A stretch of Mesoplodon densirostris isolate mMesDen1 chromosome 9, mMesDen1 primary haplotype, whole genome shotgun sequence DNA encodes these proteins:
- the CHPF2 gene encoding chondroitin sulfate glucuronyltransferase, protein MAGPTAMRLSSVLALLRPALPLILGLSLGCSLSLLRVSWIQGEGEDPCVVAVGEPGGPQNLDSGTQLDQSDEDFKPRIVPYYRDPNKPYKKVLRTRYIQTELGSRERLLVAVLTSRATLSTLAVAVNRTVAHHFPRLLYFTGQRGARTPAGMQVVSHGDERPAWLMSETLRHLHTHFGADYDWFFVMQDDTYVQAPRLAALAGHLSINQDLYLGRTEEFIGAGEQARYCHGGFGYLLSRSLLLRLWPHLDGCRGDILSARPDEWLGRCLIDSLGIGCVSQHQGQQYRSFELAKNRDPEKEGSSAFLSAFAVHPVSEGTLMYRLHKRFSALELERAYSEIEQLQAQIRNLTVLTPEGEAGLSWPIGLPAPFTPHSRFEVLAWDYFTEQHTFSCADGAPKCPLQGASRADVGDAVETALEQLNRRYQPRLRFQKQRLLNGYRRFDPARGMEYTLDLLLEAVTQRGHRRALAHRVSLLRPLSRVEILPMPYVTEATRVQLVLPLLVAEAAAAPAFLEAFAAGVLEPREHALLTLLLVYGPREGGRGAPDPFLGVKAAAAELERRYPGTRLAWLAVRAEAPSQVRLLDVVSKKHPVDTLFFLTTVWTRPGPEVLNRCRMNAISGWQAFFPVHFQEFSPALAPQRSPQGPPGAGPDPPSPPGAEPARGAPVGGRFDRQASAEGCFYNADYLAARARLAGELAGQEEEEALEGLEVMDVFLRFSGLHLFRAVEPGLVQKFSARDCSPRLSEDLYHRCRLSNLEGLGGRAQLAMALFEQEQANST, encoded by the exons ATGGCAGGGCCCACCGCCATGCGACTGAGCTCAGTGTTGGCTCTGCTGCGACCAGCACTGCCCCTCATCCTAGGGCTGTCTCTGGGGTGCAGCCTGAGCCTCTTGCGGGTTTCCTGGATCCAGGGTGAGGGAGAAGATCCCTGTGTAGTGGCTGTGGGGGAACCAGGAGGGCCACAGAATCTAGACTCAGGAACTCAGCTTGACCAAAGTGATGAAGACTTCAAACCCCGGATTGTCCCCTACTACAGGGATCCCAACAAGCCCTACAAGAAGGTGCTCAG GACTCGGTACATCCAGACAGAGCTGGGCTCTCGCGAGCGGTTGCTGGTGGCTGTCCTGACCTCCCGGGCCACACTGTCCACTCTGGCTGTGGCTGTGAACCGCACGGTGGCTCACCACTTCCCTCGGTTACTCTACTTCACTGGGCAGCGAGGGGCCCGGACTCCGGCAGGGATGCAGGTGGTATCCCACGGGGACGAACGGCCAGCCTGGCTCATGTCCGAGACCCTGCGCCATCTTCACACACACTTTGGGGCCGACTACGACTGGTTCTTCGTCATGCAGGATGACACGTATGTGCAGGCCCCCCGCCTGGCAGCCCTGGCTGGCCACCTCAGTATCAACCAAGACCTGTACCTGGGCCGGACGGAGGAGTTCATTGGCGCAGGCGAGCAGGCCCGATACTGCCACGGGGGCTTTGGCTACCTGTTGTCACGGAGCCTCCTGCTTCGATTGTGGCCGCATCTGGATGGCTGCCGAGGAGACATCCTCAGTGCCCGTCCCGATGAGTGGCTTGGCCGCTGCCTCATTGACTCTCTGGGCATCGGCTGTGTCTCACAGCACCAG GGGCAGCAGTATCGCTCGTTTGAACTGGCCAAAAACAGGGACCCCGAGAAGGAGGGGAGCTCGGCTTTCCTGAGTGCTTTTGCGGTGCACCCTGTCTCCGAGGGAACCCTCATGTACCGGCTCCACAAGCGCTTCAGTGCCCTGGAGCTGGAACGAGCGTACAGTGAAATAGAACAGCTGCAG GCTCAGATCCGGAACCTGACCGTGCTGACCCCTGAGGGGGAGGCAGGCCTGAGCTGGCCCATTGGGCTCCCGGCCCCTTTTACACCGCACTCTCGTTTTGAGGTGCTGGCCTGGGACTACTTCACAGAGCAGCACACCTTCTCCTGTGCAGACGGGGCCCCCAAGTGCCCACTGCAAGGGGCTAGCAGGGCAGATGTGGGCGACGCCGTGGAGACTGCTTTGGAGCAGCTGAATCGGCGCTATCAGCCCCGCCTGCGCTTCCAGAAGCAGCGGCTGCTCAACGGCTACCGGCGCTTTGATCCAGCGCGGGGCATGGAGTACACCCTGGACCTGCTGCTGGAAGCCGTGACGCAGCGCGGGCACCGGCGGGCCCTGGCCCACAGGGTCAGCCTGCTGCGGCCCCTGAGCCGGGTGGAGATCCTCCCCATGCCCTACGTCACCGAGGCCACCCGCGTGCAGCTCGTGCTGCCGCTGCTGGTGGCCGAAGCCGCCGCGGCCCCTGCGTTCCTGGAGGCCTTTGCAGCCGGTGTCCTGGAGCCGCGCGAGCATGCCTTGCTCACCCTGTTGCTGGTCTACGGGCCGCGGGAAGGGGGCCGAGGGGCCCCGGACCCGTTTCTTGGGGTGAAGGCTGCAGCGGCTGAGTTGGAACGACGGTACCCTGGGACGAGGCTGGCCTGGCTCGCTGTGCGCGCGGAGGCCCCTTCCCAGGTGCGGCTCCTGGACGTGGTCTCCAAGAAGCACCCCGTGGACACGCTCTTCTTCCTCACCACCGTGTGGACCAGGCCCGGGCCCGAAGTCCTCAACCGCTGCCGCATGAACGCCATCTCCGGCTGGCAGGCCTTCTTCCCGGTCCACTTCCAGGAGTTCAGCCCCGCCCTGGCACCACAGAGATCTCCCCAAGGGCCCCCGGGGGCCGGCCCCGACCCCCCGTCCCCTCCTGGCGCTGAGCCTGCCCGGGGGGCCCCTGTTGGGGGCAGGTTTGACCGACAGGCTTCCGCAGAGGGCTGCTTCTACAACGCCGACTACCTGGCGGCCCGAGCCCGGCTGGCCGGTGAACTGGCAggccaggaagaggaggaagcccTGGAGGGGCTGGAGGTGATGGATGTTTTCCTCCGGTTCTCAGGGCTCCACCTTTTCCGGGCCGTGGAGCCAGGGCTGGTGCAGAAGTTCTCCGCGCGTGACTGCAGCCCGCGGCTCAGCGAGGACCTCTACCACCGCTGCCGCCTCAGCAACCTGGAGGGGCTGGGGGGCCGTGCGCAGCTCGCCATGGCTCTGTTTGAGCAGGAGCAGGCCAATAGCACCTAG